The window TCTGCCGAAGACCCGGAGCGGCAAGATCATGAGGAGGATACTGAGGAAGGTTGCCGCGAATGAGATAAGCGACCTGGGAGACACCACCACGCTGGCCGATCCTTCTGTCGTTGATGATATCGTGAAGAACAGGGTGATATAAAACAAGGAAGGAGGAAGCCGTGAATATTGTTGCATGTGTAAAGCAGGTTCCGGACACGGAAACCCTGATCAAAGTAAAACCTGACGGATCAGGAATCGATGAGGCCGGTATTAAATGGGTCATGAATCCCTATGACGAGTTTGGCGTTGAAGAGGCCCTGAAACTGAAGGAAAAGTTTGGTGGAGATGTCACCATCGTTTCTCTCGGACCGGCAAGGGCGCTGGAGACCATCAGAACAGCCCTGGCCATGGGAGCCGATAAGGGAATACATATCAGCGACCCTGCCTTTGACGGCGCTGATGCCTATACCGTAGCAAATGCCCTGGCAACAGCCATTAAAAGTATTCCCCATGACATCATCTTTTGCGGACAGCGGGCTATTGACGATGACTCGGGTCAGGTGGGCGCAATTGTCGCCGAATTCTTAAATATCCCTCAGATAACACTTGTTACAAAGGTTGACATAGAGGGCGCCTCCATAAAGGTGATACGACCGATTGAAGGGGCCCAGCTTTTGATTGAAAGTTCATTGCCGTGCCTGGTTACCGCACAGAAGGGGCTGAATGAGCCGCGCTATGCATCGCTTCCGGGAATCATGAAGGCAAAGAAAAAGCCCGTAGACGTTAAGGATGCCGCAGCCTTAAGTATTGCCATCGACGTGAAAGCAAAGATCGCCAAGACCTTGCCGCCGCCAGCCAGGCCTCCAGGAAAGATTATCTGCGGTGAGGACCCGGCAGAAAAGGCCAGAGAGTTGGCCAGACTGCTCAGGGAAGAGGCAAAGGTTATTTAATGATCTTGATAATGGAGGAATAAACAATGGCAAAAGGTGTATGGATCGTTGCAGAACAGAGATATGGAGCCTACCGCAAGATAAGTTTTGAACTTGCCAGTACAGCCAGGAAACTTGCCGACCAGCTTGGAGAAGAGGTCGGCGCCGTCCTGCTTGGTTCCGGAATTGAAGGAATTGCTGGTGAGTTAGGAAAATATGGAGTTGATAAAGTCTACATAGCCGACAACGCCCTTTTAGAACCCTATACCACAGACGCCCATGCTGCAGCAGTCGCCCGGCTGGTGAAGGAAAAAGATCCTTCTATACTGCTCCTTGGCGCTTCCGTTCAGGGTAAGGATCTTTCTGCCCGCCTTGTGGGTAAGCTGGCAACGGGAATGGCAACCGACTGTGTCGATGTAAAAATAGTCGATGGTAAATTGCTTGCTTTAAGACCCATGTATGCGGGTAAATGTTATGGTGAAGTCGTAACATCGTCTTTTCCCCAGATGGCATCGCTGCGACCCAATGTATTTCCCGCAGTCGAAAATCCTAAGACGCCGGAAGTAATTAAATTCGACCCCGGTCTGGATCCGGGTCAGTTGAAAACCAAGGTCCTTGAAGTGCAGAAGGATACAGCGGGGAAGGTTGACCTGACGGAAGCAACCATAATCGTATCCGGCGGGCGCGGAATGAAGGGACCGGAAAATTATGTAATCATTGAGGAGCTGGCAGATGTCCTCGGAGCTACGGTAGGAGCATCAAGAGCAGCAGTAGATGCCGGTTGGAGACCCCAGAAAGATCAGGTAGGACAGACCGGGAAGGTTGTTTCCCCTAACCTCTACATAGCCTGCGGTATATCCGGCGCAATTCAGCATCTGGCCGGTATGGGCACTTCCAAATACATCGCGGCAATTAATAAGGACCCGGACGCCCCCATTTTCGCGAGGGCCGATTACGGAATTGTGGATGATCTCTTCAAGATTGTTCCGGAACTTACTAAAGAGATCAAAAAATTGCTTGCATAATGAAACAGGGGGGCGGTTCTAACGCCCCCATTTTTTTTGAAAAATAGGTGTGCTATGGAACTATCAAAGTTTTCAGTTGGCAATGAGGGGAGAGAGGTCTTCTGGAATGCTGAGAATTTTGAGGGACTTCTTTTTGCCTTTACGGCTGTTGCTCTGGCCATTTTTGCCTACGGTCTCTACAAAAGGTGGCAGATGTGGACTGCCCTC is drawn from Deltaproteobacteria bacterium and contains these coding sequences:
- a CDS encoding electron transfer flavoprotein subunit alpha/FixB family protein, whose product is MAKGVWIVAEQRYGAYRKISFELASTARKLADQLGEEVGAVLLGSGIEGIAGELGKYGVDKVYIADNALLEPYTTDAHAAAVARLVKEKDPSILLLGASVQGKDLSARLVGKLATGMATDCVDVKIVDGKLLALRPMYAGKCYGEVVTSSFPQMASLRPNVFPAVENPKTPEVIKFDPGLDPGQLKTKVLEVQKDTAGKVDLTEATIIVSGGRGMKGPENYVIIEELADVLGATVGASRAAVDAGWRPQKDQVGQTGKVVSPNLYIACGISGAIQHLAGMGTSKYIAAINKDPDAPIFARADYGIVDDLFKIVPELTKEIKKLLA
- a CDS encoding electron transfer flavoprotein subunit beta/FixA family protein gives rise to the protein MNIVACVKQVPDTETLIKVKPDGSGIDEAGIKWVMNPYDEFGVEEALKLKEKFGGDVTIVSLGPARALETIRTALAMGADKGIHISDPAFDGADAYTVANALATAIKSIPHDIIFCGQRAIDDDSGQVGAIVAEFLNIPQITLVTKVDIEGASIKVIRPIEGAQLLIESSLPCLVTAQKGLNEPRYASLPGIMKAKKKPVDVKDAAALSIAIDVKAKIAKTLPPPARPPGKIICGEDPAEKARELARLLREEAKVI